One region of Salvelinus namaycush isolate Seneca chromosome 3, SaNama_1.0, whole genome shotgun sequence genomic DNA includes:
- the LOC120036576 gene encoding uncharacterized protein LOC120036576, producing MFLLIIIVTNFGTLIADDAMSDRNLQCFNDYDKSMVCHFTTDKSKCAEYNMTLKLLGSQNIGQNDCTFKEKERSNDVSKCGCSIDPMVLIIGEEFNATLWNSGKRLNSKVLCIKCSIKPKTPTVQMVKPTGNGNFLVKWKTNYPDDAPFSKDLIAELSYRKKGETDEVSKNDSTTSHELLGRDLEPNTIYALKVRTYTDMSGRFSDWSEELDFTNPASSRKVLQIVIVFSSIAVIIITSALFWCCVRLKTKLWDNIPKCSNPDLLYMVPGVPKVLSPPKIPLSSICVDSSKMDTEGKTWTNPSIVDGSSGRGSDSELDSSSSLSYAHTCSMSPEPSNVQIISHLQEALSKVFPSLVPLDGNPQSLLLAPPMTDDGTQMNCPESNRDIGVCSSDYNPLHFMSESGGSCGSSCYNNITYSPSVPLNSIQELTTSKTSSFPTQPLLFCNSSYHSGEAEVLKNAHPQLFLGTGQQDLNLSTNCAPLLQTDFSYHPCDGARDDSETTTSAEDTSLIYGSNDSNVSELHNVISVIPGYQSFSEAVGKDNERGTDAFMDVPLPLKGFQDVDSSEPLIYDVNPCYHSLPDPGCCLPPSDVDYQTLQSLGQNSPHQWVSDKLLNKCLETEIPQSSMGNMPLNVIPNSQGGQCPKPGCPFLTAFCSDQAMQIDNDSSYHCV from the exons ATGTTTCTATTGATTATTATAGTCACAAACTTTGGGACTTTGATAGCTGATGATG CAATGAGTGACAGAAATCTTCAATGCTTCAACGATTATGACAAAAGTATGGTTTGTCATTTTACAACTGACAAGTCTAagtgtgctgaatacaacatgaCATTGAAATTATTGGGCTCACAAAATAT AGGCCAGAATGATTGTACTTTCAAGGAAAAGGAGAGGTCCAATGATGTTTCCAAATGTGGATGCTCTATTGATCCAATGGTCCTTATTATTGGGGAGGAGTTTAATGCAACACTTTGGAATTCTGGGAAGCGCCTAAATTCCAAAGTCCTCTGTATCAAATGCAGCA TAAAACCCAAAACCCCCACCGTTCAAATGGTGAAACCAACAGGAAATGGGAATTTCCTGGTCAAATGGAAGACAAACTACCCTGATGATGCACCATTTTCTAAGGACTTGATTGCCGAATTGAGCTACAGAAAGAAAGGAGAAACAGATGAG GTGTCCAAAAATGACTCAACAACTTCCCATGAATTACTTGGCAGAGACTTGGAGCCAAACACCATTTATGCTCTGAAGGTCAGAACCTATACTGACATGAGCGGCCGTTTCAGTGACTGGAGTGAAGAGTTGGACTTCACCAACC CTGCATCATCTCGGAAAGTACTCCAGATTGTCATTGTTTTCAGTTCCATTGCTGTTATCATCATTACAAGTGCTTTGTTTTGGTGCTGTGTTAG ACTCAAAACCAAGTTGTGGGATAATATTCCTAAATGTTCAAACCCAGACCTTTTGTATATGGTTCCAGGAGTACCTAAG GTATTGTCTCCTCCCAAAATACCTTTATCCTCCATCTGTGTTGATTCTTCAAAAATGGACACTGAAGGAAAAACATG GACAAACCCCTCGATAGTAGATGGGAGCAGTGGAAGAGGTAGTGACTCAGAGCTTGACTCATCATCTTCCCTGAGTTATGCCCACACATGTTCCATGAGCCCGGAGCCTAGTAATGTGCAGATCATTAGCCATCTTCAAGAGGCCCTGAGCAAAGTCTTTCCCAGCCTTGTTCCTTTGGACGGGAATCCTCAGTCATTGCTTTTAGCCCCTCCTATGACAGATGATGGTACACAAATGAACTGCCCTGAGTCAAATAGAGACATTGGTGTGTGTTCATCTGACTACAATCCTCTTCATTTCATGAGTGAGTCTGGAGGCTCTTGTGGGTCGTCTTGTTACAACAATATTACCTACTCCCCCTCAGTGCCCCTCAACTCCATTCAAGAGTTAACAACAAGCAAGACATCCTCATTTCCTACGCAGCCTCTGCTCTTTTGTAACTCCTCCTACCATTCTGGTGAGGCTGAAGTGTTGAAAAATGCCCATCCACAGCTGTTTCTTGGTACTGGTCAACAAGATCTTAACTTGTCCACTAACTGTGCACCCCTCTTGCAAACCGACTTTTCATATCACCCGTGTGATGGCGCCCGTGATGATTCAGAGACAACCACATCAGCAGAGGACACAAGTCTGATCTACGGCTCTAATGACAGCAATGTGTCCGAACTTCACAATGTTATCAGTGTCATTCCTGGATATCAGAGCTTCAGTGAGGCGGTCGGTAAGGACAATGAGAGAGGAACTGATGCCTTCATGGATGTGCCACTGCCACTTAAGGGTTTCCAGGATGTGGACAGTAGCGAGCCACTGATTTACGATGTGAATCCATGTTACCACAGCCTGCCTGACCCTGGATGCTGCCTCCCCCCGAGTGATGTCGATTATCAGACTTTACAGAGCCTGGGACAAAATAGCCCACATCAGTGGGTTTCAGACAAACTGCTGAACAAGTGTTTGGAGACTGAGATCCCTCAAAGCTCCATGGGGAACATGCCTCTAAATGTCATACCCAACTCACAGGGAGGACAATGTCCGAAACCTGGATGTCCCTTTCTTACTGCTTTCTGTTCAGACCAAGCCATGCAAATAGACAATGACAGCTCTTATCATTGTGTGTGA
- the LOC120036592 gene encoding non-structural maintenance of chromosomes element 1 homolog, which produces MARPLGESHKRFLQTMMVNGIIDGAKARALHRHCCEAHGAHYAHDKLDDFIEVINAQLQPMFMQIRKGMSEEDGLQYHALVNMAETDVTRMSTDYADNELELFRKTMDLIVDSDNGTASSTDILNCADSLQTKKLKKRETEHVLNRLVQDKWLNEKNGDYSLSTRCIMELEPYIRMLYQDQVKVCHICHNVALQCQTCENPTCGIKIHTPCVARYFKGRTDPRCPACEDFWPHEIPDVYRPPSSQSETQSAAKENTAPAPTPRSTAQTRRTRRS; this is translated from the exons ATGGCTCGACCACTGGGAGAAAGCCATAAAAGGTTCCTGCAAACCATGATGGTCAATGGGATCATTGATGGTGCCAAGGCAAGGGCTCTCCACCGGCATTGCTGTGAGGCTCACGGTG CACACTATGCTCATGATAAACTCGATGACTTCATCGAGGTTATTAATGCCCAGCTGCAGCCCATGTTCATGCAGATCAGAAAAGGGATGTCTGAGGAGGATGGTCTTCAGTATCATGCTTTG GTGAACATGGCTGAAACTGATGTGACCAGGATGTCAACTGATTATGCAGACAATGAGTTGGAATTATTCCGAAAAACA ATGGACCTAATTGTGGACTCTGACAATGGAACCGCCTCTTCCACGGACATTCTTAACTGTGCCGACAGCCTCCAGACAAAAAAGCTAAAGAAAAGAGAAACGGAACATGTACTGAACAGGCTTGTTCAGGATAAGTGGCTGAATGAG AAAAATGGTGACTACTCTCTCTCCACTCGATGTATAATGGAGCTGGAGCCATATATTCGGATGTTGTATCAAGACCAGGTCAAGGTCTGCCATATCTGTCACAATGTGGCCTTGCAG TGCCAGACGTGTGAAAATCCTACATGTGGCATCAAAATCCACACCCCTTGTGTCGCCAGATACTTCAAAGGAAGGACTGATCCACGATGCCCTGCCTGTGAGGACTTCTGGCCACATGAGATCCCAG ATGTGTATAGACCTCCGTCCTCTCAGAGCGAGACTCAGTCAGCAGCCAAAGAGAACACGGCCCCCGCCCCCACTCCTCGGTCTACAGCTCAGACCCGGAGGACCAGGAGGTCATAA